The DNA region GACAAGCGGGATCGAAGCTACTATGAAGGCGTGATCGAGAAGGAAAACCTGGGGTCGGAGATGGACAAGTATGTCCGGGAGTGGCGGATTTGGGATTCAGGCAACTTTATCGACAACCTGTATGACGTCCCCTATGACGCCCTGGTCATTGCCGGGGCATACGGCCACGGGGCTATCAAGGAAGTGCTGTTTGGATCAACCCTGGAGAAAATACAAACCCATCTGCCGAACACCCTTTTAATTGTCGGGCCCAACTACCGGGCGGCCATGGCAGGTTGATCGGCTATAGACTCACGTGTTCAAGCGCAATATCCTGCTTGATCACGGCGCGGGCGGTTTTTTTAAACTGGGGGGTAATATCTGAGACAAAGAACCGGTTATTTCCGGTTTTGGAAAGCGCCTGGTCGATCTCCGGACGCTCGTCTAAAAAACTTCGAATTTCGCGGGCGAGCGCCATGGAAGAGTCGATGATGGCCACTTTTTTACCGATTTTGTGGGCGATAATCGACTTTAACAGCGGATAGTGGGTGCAGCCGAGAATCAGGGTGTCGATCTGGCGGACCTTTAGCGGGTGGAGGTATTTCTTAACGATCATCCGGGTCTCCGGCTTTTTCAGCCAGCCCTCCTCGACCAGGGGCACCAGAAGCGGGCAGGGGCTGGAGTAAACCCGGGCGTCCGGCGTCTTTTCATGGATTTTTCGTTCATAGATCCCGCTTGATATGGTGGCGCGGGTGCCGATCACGCCAATGGCCTTTTTTTTCGATATCTCCAGGGACTGGTTGACCGCCGGGGTGATCACCTCGTAGATGGGCAGATCGAATTGGGCGTTAACCGTTTCTGTGGCCACACTGGAGGCGGTGTTGCAGGCCATCACCACCAGCTTGGCCCCTTGATCCAAAAGAAATCGGGTGTTTTGCACGGAATAGTCGACAACCGTGCGGCTGCTTTTGTTGCCATACGGGGTCCGGGCCGTGTCGCCGAAATAGACGATGTCATAGCCCGGCAGTTGGTCCATAACCGCCCGCACCACCGTGAGTCCGCCAATGCCCGAGTCAAAAATTCCGATCATCTAAGCCGCACCGGTTTTCTGGTTATCCGAATCCTCAGAGGCATCCTCTGCTCTCTCCAGCGCATCCAGCTGTTTACGCACACATGCCTTTAATGGCGCGATGGGCACATCCGGGTTTATTCCCGGGCACATGCCGGCCATGATCTGCCAGTTGTAGGGATCCGCGAGAACGCTTTCAATAAACGGCCAGGCCTTGCACATCCGGGGTTTCACCGGATGGATGGTGCAGAGCCGGTCCCAGAAGACGCAGTAGCCGTCATCTTTTTGGGCCAGGTAAAGATGCTTGCCCGCGCGCTGGCAGTAGGCGGTGATCAGATGCTCGCAGGAAATCTCAAGGTAATCGGCGATATTTTGGATATCCCGGCCGGTAAGCCGGGTGCCGCCAAAGCCGATGCAGCAGTCCCCGCACTGCCGGCATTGGAAAAATTCTTCCGGACAATTCGGATCAAACCGCACGGCGGCCCTCCAGCGCTTTTTTCAGCGTGACCTGGTCCACGTATTTGAGTTCCCCGCCCATGGGAACGCCCGAGGCAATGCGGGTGACTTTGACCGGGTGGCGGGATAACTGCTCGTGGATATAGGCAGCCGTACTTTCGCCTTCCACATTGGTGCCGGTGGCGATGATCACCTCTTTGACCGATCCCCGGGAAACCCGCTCGATTAACTCCCGGATGCGGATATCCCCCGGGCCGATGCCGTCCATAGGAGATAAAAGCCCCTGCAGGATATGGTAATGGCCTTTGTAGGAGGCGGTTTTTTCAATCGCCACCATGTCCACGGGATGCTCCACCACGCAGATCAATTGTTCGTCCCGGGCGGGATCATTGCAGATGCGGCAGAGTTCCTCATCGCTTAAGGCAAAGCACTGGCGGCAGAGCCGGACCTTTTCCTTTAATTCCTTGAGGCTTTCCGCGAGTTCGACCACCTGGTTTTTGGGCGCCTGAAGCAGATACATGGCCAGGCGCTCAGCCGATTTTTCGCCGATGCCGGGGAGCTTGGACAGGTTGCGGATCAGCCGGGTAATGGATGCCGGATACTGGATCATGAATTATTACATCATGCCCGGAATATTCATGCCCCCGGTGAGCTTGCTCATCTCCTCGGAGACCATCTGCTGGGACTGGGCCAGGGCGTCGTTTACCGCGGCCACGATCAGGTCCTGCAGCATCTCCACATCTTCCGGATCCACCACCTCTTTTTCAATGGAGACGGAGACGATCTGCTGCCGGCCGTTGGCCACGGCTTTGACCATCCCGCCGCCGGCTGAGGCCTCGATGGTCTTGTCCGCCATCTCCTCCTGGAGCTTTTCCATTTTATTCTGAAGCTGCTGCGCCTGCTTCATCATTTTTCCCATGTTTTTCATGACTTTAAATTCCTCCTATAGAATCTTTACGTCTATGATCTGGCCCTGAAACAGTTTCATGGCAGCTTCCACCATGGGGTGGTGGAGCGCCTCCTGCTTTAACTGCCGGGCCTCTTGTTTATTGGTCTTTTCGCATGATCCGGCCGCCTGCTGCTGGCTGACGATGGAGACCGCAATGGTTTTATTAAAATGCCGGCCGCAGATTTTTTCAAGTATCTGTCGGTTTTTGTCCCGGGTGACCCAGTTCATGTGAAACTGGTTCGGCGGCATTTCGACCTCGATCTGTTCCTCGCCGATCGATTTCAGCCGGCTTTCCGTAAGGCAGGCGGCAAGGGACGGCTGATTTTCCGACAGGGCCTTAAGGATGCATTGCCAATGCTCATCCGGGGTTTCCGGGGGTGGCTCAGGCGAAGGGCCGGGTTCGGGTTCTGCCTGGGCCTGACCGGTCGCTGTTTCGCTTTCAGAAATTCCATACGCAGCCGGATCAGCCGAAGAATCAAGCGGCGGCTCAACCGAAGCAATCGACTCAGCCGGACTGCCTGACCGATCCGCTGTCTGGCTGGGCGGCGGCTCTTCAGCCTCATGTCCCCGGCTTTCTGATGCGGGTTCAGGTGTCTGTTCCGGCGGGGGCGGGTTCGGCGCAGCTTTTGGCGAAATGTCCGCTGCACCGCCGTTTTTATGGAACTCCTGTCTTAAAAGATCAAGCTTTTCAATCAACGTGTCAAAGGAAAGCGCGGGCTTTATCTGCAGAATCCGGAGAAACGCCATTTCAAGCGCCAGTTTCGGCTGGGTGGAATACTTGACAGCGGTTTCCTCCTTAAACAGCACATCCAGGATCTGGTTTAGATAGGTGGCGGGGATATCGGCCACCTGGGCCTCAATGGCCTCGCGTTCATGCTTTGGGATATCCGCCAGGGTCTCTGCGCCCCCGCCCATTTTAACCACCAGCAAATTCCGGAAATGGGCGATGATCTCGGTGAAAAGTTTCATCATATGCTGGCCGCGGCGATAGCCGCTGTCAATTAATTCAAGCACGGTGCCGGTATCTCCCTTAAGCACCGCCTCAGAAACGGCAAACAGATCCCGCCGGTCAATTCCGCCCAAAACATCCAGAATGGCCTGGGTATCAATATCCTCAAGCGCACAGGCCATGATATGATCCAAGAGGCTCAGCGCATCGCGCACGCTGCCGTCTGCCTCCCGGGCCACCAGGGAAAGGCCTTCCTCATTGATATCAATCCCTTCCGCCTGGCAGAGGTTTGACATGTGGGCAATCAATGCATCGATTTCCACCCGCCGGAAGTCATGCCGCTGGCAGCGGGAGAGAATGGTGATGGGAATTTTGTTGGGCTCGGTGGTGGCAAAGAAAAACATCACATGGGCCGGGGGCTCCTCAAGGATCTTTAGCAGGGCGTTAAACGCCGCATCGCTTAGCATGTGGACTTCATCCACAATATAGATCTTATAGGGGCTGTGGGCCGGCATGTAGCGGGCGTTTTCCCGCAGTTCCCGGATATGCTCCACTTTGTTGTTTGATGCCCCGTCGATCTCAAACACATCCGTGGCGTGGCTATTCCGGATCTCGATGCAGGAGCGGCATTCGTCGCAAGGCGTGACCGTGGGGCCTTCGGCGCAGTTGACGCATTTGGCGAGAATCCGGGCCACCGTGGTCTTTCCGGTGCCGCGCGGCCCGGCAAACAGGATGGCGTGGGCCAGCCGCCCGGATGCCACGGCGTTGCTAAGCGTCCGGGTGATATGTTCCTGCCGGACCACTTGGTCAAACCGCTGCGGGCGGTATTTTCGGGCTAGCACCTGGTATGCCATGCATTAATCCTTGATTAGGTTCTGATCCTGCCGGGCAGGATCACGGGCTTCCTTCCTTTTAAAACGTTGCTGAGGCAGAAAATGAGTTGGAGCGACGGCATGAAAAGGAAGGTGCAACTCAATGTCATTAACTTTAGCCTACCGCCGCTGTCATTTCGAGGAACGGCAGTGACGAGAAATCTTAAAAAATCACTCAATCATAAGATTTTTCGCTGGCGCTCGAAATGACAACCGAGAATATTTTCAATCTAAATAGCATTGAGGCACAAAATTAAAAATGGCG from Desulfobacterales bacterium includes:
- the murI gene encoding glutamate racemase — encoded protein: MIGIFDSGIGGLTVVRAVMDQLPGYDIVYFGDTARTPYGNKSSRTVVDYSVQNTRFLLDQGAKLVVMACNTASSVATETVNAQFDLPIYEVITPAVNQSLEISKKKAIGVIGTRATISSGIYERKIHEKTPDARVYSSPCPLLVPLVEEGWLKKPETRMIVKKYLHPLKVRQIDTLILGCTHYPLLKSIIAHKIGKKVAIIDSSMALAREIRSFLDERPEIDQALSKTGNNRFFVSDITPQFKKTARAVIKQDIALEHVSL
- a CDS encoding YkgJ family cysteine cluster protein; translation: MRFDPNCPEEFFQCRQCGDCCIGFGGTRLTGRDIQNIADYLEISCEHLITAYCQRAGKHLYLAQKDDGYCVFWDRLCTIHPVKPRMCKAWPFIESVLADPYNWQIMAGMCPGINPDVPIAPLKACVRKQLDALERAEDASEDSDNQKTGAA
- the recR gene encoding recombination mediator RecR encodes the protein MIQYPASITRLIRNLSKLPGIGEKSAERLAMYLLQAPKNQVVELAESLKELKEKVRLCRQCFALSDEELCRICNDPARDEQLICVVEHPVDMVAIEKTASYKGHYHILQGLLSPMDGIGPGDIRIRELIERVSRGSVKEVIIATGTNVEGESTAAYIHEQLSRHPVKVTRIASGVPMGGELKYVDQVTLKKALEGRRAV
- a CDS encoding YbaB/EbfC family nucleoid-associated protein — protein: MKNMGKMMKQAQQLQNKMEKLQEEMADKTIEASAGGGMVKAVANGRQQIVSVSIEKEVVDPEDVEMLQDLIVAAVNDALAQSQQMVSEEMSKLTGGMNIPGMM
- the dnaX gene encoding DNA polymerase III subunit gamma/tau, with product MAYQVLARKYRPQRFDQVVRQEHITRTLSNAVASGRLAHAILFAGPRGTGKTTVARILAKCVNCAEGPTVTPCDECRSCIEIRNSHATDVFEIDGASNNKVEHIRELRENARYMPAHSPYKIYIVDEVHMLSDAAFNALLKILEEPPAHVMFFFATTEPNKIPITILSRCQRHDFRRVEIDALIAHMSNLCQAEGIDINEEGLSLVAREADGSVRDALSLLDHIMACALEDIDTQAILDVLGGIDRRDLFAVSEAVLKGDTGTVLELIDSGYRRGQHMMKLFTEIIAHFRNLLVVKMGGGAETLADIPKHEREAIEAQVADIPATYLNQILDVLFKEETAVKYSTQPKLALEMAFLRILQIKPALSFDTLIEKLDLLRQEFHKNGGAADISPKAAPNPPPPEQTPEPASESRGHEAEEPPPSQTADRSGSPAESIASVEPPLDSSADPAAYGISESETATGQAQAEPEPGPSPEPPPETPDEHWQCILKALSENQPSLAACLTESRLKSIGEEQIEVEMPPNQFHMNWVTRDKNRQILEKICGRHFNKTIAVSIVSQQQAAGSCEKTNKQEARQLKQEALHHPMVEAAMKLFQGQIIDVKIL